From a region of the Balaenoptera ricei isolate mBalRic1 chromosome 11, mBalRic1.hap2, whole genome shotgun sequence genome:
- the NRN1 gene encoding neuritin produces the protein MGLKLNGRYISLILAVQIAYLVQAVRAAGKCDAVFKGFSDCLLKLGDSMANYPQGLDDKTNIKTVCTYWEDFHSCTVTALTDCQEGAKDMWDKLRKESKNLNIQGSLFELCGSGNGAAGSLLPALPVLLVSLLAALATWLSF, from the exons ATGGGACTTAAGTTGAACGGCAGATATATTTCACTGATCCTCGCGGTGCAAATAG CGTACCTGGTGCAGGCCGTGAGAGCAGCGGGCAAGTGCGATGCAGTCTTTAAGGGCTTTTCGGACTGTTTGCTCAAGCTGGGCGACAGCATGGCCAACTACCCGCAGGGCCTGGATGACAAGACCAACATCAAGACCGTGTGCAC ATACTGGGAGGACTTCCACAGCTGCACGGTCACAGCCCTTACGGATTGCCAGGAAGGGGCGAAAGATATGTGGGATAAActgagaaaagaatccaaaaatctCAACATCCAAGGCAGCTTATTCGAACTCTGCGGCAGCGGCAACGGGGCGGCGGGGTCCCTGCTCCCGGCGCTCCCCGTACTCCTGGTGTCTCTCTTGGCAGCTTTAGCGACCTGGCTTTCCTTCTGA